From Erwinia pyri, a single genomic window includes:
- a CDS encoding prepilin peptidase — protein sequence MTLSLWLIMMCGVGVVAGSVVNCVIWRLPVMQQQQAQRELHQLCALPPEEAKEPVRFNLFLPRSCCPRCRSPLAFYHNIPLLSWLLLLGRCHSCRQRISWRYPLVELLAALCSGWIALCWPPGETAFALALCAWLLIALAAIDIQHMQLPDLLTLPLLWLGLLANLEGALVPLSDAVTGAAAGYLSLWFVCWGFKLVTGKEGVGYGDIKLLAALGAWCGWQRLPALLLCAALMGIVAVLLLRLTGRSQRGEPLPFGPCLALSGWWLLVTPAAT from the coding sequence ATGACGCTGTCACTATGGCTGATAATGATGTGCGGAGTGGGTGTAGTGGCTGGCAGCGTAGTGAACTGCGTGATCTGGCGCCTGCCGGTGATGCAGCAACAACAGGCGCAGAGAGAACTGCATCAGCTCTGCGCTCTGCCGCCGGAGGAAGCTAAGGAGCCGGTGCGCTTTAACCTGTTTCTGCCCCGTTCCTGCTGCCCCCGCTGTCGCAGCCCGCTGGCTTTTTATCATAATATTCCCCTGCTGAGCTGGCTCCTGCTGCTGGGCCGCTGTCACAGTTGCCGGCAGCGTATCAGCTGGCGTTATCCGCTGGTGGAACTGCTGGCCGCTCTGTGCAGCGGCTGGATTGCGCTCTGTTGGCCGCCGGGAGAAACGGCGTTTGCTCTCGCGCTCTGTGCCTGGCTGCTGATAGCGCTGGCAGCGATCGATATCCAGCACATGCAGTTGCCCGATCTCCTGACCTTGCCGCTACTCTGGCTGGGCCTGCTGGCGAATCTGGAGGGAGCGCTGGTACCGCTAAGCGATGCCGTAACTGGCGCCGCGGCGGGCTATCTCTCCCTGTGGTTTGTCTGTTGGGGATTTAAGCTGGTAACCGGAAAAGAAGGCGTGGGCTATGGCGATATCAAGCTGCTGGCTGCGTTGGGGGCCTGGTGCGGCTGGCAGCGTTTGCCAGCACTGCTGCTCTGCGCTGCGTTAATGGGGATAGTGGCTGTTCTGCTGTTACGCCTGACAGGGCGAAGCCAGCGGGGTGAACCGCTACCGTTCGGCCCCTGCCTGGCGCTCTCTGGCTGGTGGCTACTGGTTACCCCTGCGGCAACGTGA
- the accA gene encoding acetyl-CoA carboxylase carboxyl transferase subunit alpha encodes MSLNYLDFEQPIAELEAKIDSLKSVGRQDEKLDINLDEEVQRLREKSVELTRKIFSDLGAWQIAQLARHPLRPYTLDYVRNVFTDFDELAGDRAYADDKAIVGGIARLEGRPVMIIGHQKGRETKEKIRRNFGMPAPEGYRKALRLMEMAERFNMPIVTFIDTPGAYPGVGAEERGQSEAIARNLREMSGLKVPVICTVIGEGGSGGALAIGVGDKVNMLQYSTYSVISPEGCASILWKSADKAPLAAEAMGIVAPRLKELKLIDTVIPEPLGGAHRNPLAIGESMKAQLLADLAELDMLSKEELLDRRYQRLMNYGYA; translated from the coding sequence ATGAGTCTTAATTACCTGGATTTCGAACAGCCAATCGCAGAACTTGAAGCGAAGATTGATTCACTCAAGTCGGTTGGCCGTCAGGATGAAAAACTGGATATTAATCTGGATGAAGAGGTGCAGCGGCTGCGTGAAAAAAGCGTAGAGCTGACCCGCAAGATCTTCTCCGATTTGGGTGCCTGGCAGATCGCGCAGCTGGCGCGCCATCCTTTGCGCCCTTACACGCTGGACTATGTCCGCAACGTATTTACTGATTTTGACGAGCTGGCTGGCGATCGCGCCTATGCGGATGATAAAGCCATTGTTGGCGGTATTGCTCGTCTGGAAGGTCGCCCGGTGATGATCATTGGTCACCAGAAAGGTCGCGAAACCAAAGAGAAAATTCGTCGTAACTTCGGCATGCCGGCACCAGAAGGCTACCGTAAGGCCCTGCGTCTGATGGAGATGGCCGAGCGTTTTAATATGCCGATCGTCACCTTTATTGACACACCTGGCGCCTATCCGGGCGTGGGTGCTGAAGAGCGCGGACAATCTGAGGCTATCGCACGCAATCTGCGTGAGATGTCAGGGTTGAAAGTGCCGGTCATCTGTACCGTTATCGGTGAAGGTGGTTCGGGCGGGGCGTTGGCTATCGGCGTGGGCGACAAAGTCAACATGCTGCAGTACAGCACCTACTCGGTCATTTCGCCGGAAGGCTGTGCTTCTATTCTGTGGAAAAGCGCCGATAAAGCGCCGCTGGCTGCAGAGGCGATGGGCATTGTTGCACCGCGCCTGAAAGAGCTGAAGCTGATCGATACGGTTATTCCGGAGCCGTTAGGCGGGGCGCATCGCAATCCGCTGGCTATTGGCGAATCGATGAAAGCGCAGCTGCTGGCTGATTTGGCTGAACTTGATATGCTGAGTAAAGAAGAGCTGTTAGATCGCCGTTACCAGCGTCTGATGAACTACGGCTACGCCTGA
- the dnaE gene encoding DNA polymerase III subunit alpha encodes MAEPRFIHLRVHSDYSMVDGLAKTGPLVKKAASMGMPAIGITDYLNLCGLVKFYGGAHAQGVKPIIGADFKVSSEAMGDELAQLTVLAANNTGYQNLTLLISKAYQRGYGAAGPIIDRDWLIELKEGLILLSGGRRGDVGQMLLRGNHAQVGECLAFYQEHFPESYYLELIRTGRPDEETWVHAAVDLAIAHGIPVVATNEVCFLEEGDYDAHEIRVAIHDGFTLDDPKRPKNYSPQQYLRTEEEMCELFSDIPEALQNSVEIAKRCNVTIRLGEYFLPQFPTGDMSTEDFLVMKSREGLEERLEFLFPDETVRAEKRPEYDERLELELNVINQMGFPGYFLIVMEFIQWSKDNDVPVGPGRGSGAGSLVAYALKITDLDPLEFDLLFERFLNPERVSMPDFDVDFCMEKRDLVIEHVAEMYGRKAVSQIITFGTMAAKAVIRDVGRVLGHPYGFVDRISKLIPPDPGMTLEKAFAAEPQLPEIYEADEEVKALIDMARKLEGVTRNAGKHAGGVVIAPTQITDFAPLYCDENGNHPVTQFDKNDVEYAGLVKFDFLGLRTLTIIDWALEMINARRKKQGEPPIDIAAIPLEDKKSFDMLQRSETTAVFQLESRGMKDLIKRLKPDCFEDMIALVALFRPGPLQSGMVDNFIDRKHGREAISYPDIQWQHESLKPVLEPTYGIILYQEQVMQIAQVLAGYSLGGADMLRRAMGKKNPVEMAKQRGGFEDGAKSRGIDGELAIKIFDLVEKFAGYGFNKSHSAAYALVSYQTLWLKAHYPAEFMAAVMTADMDNTEKVVGLVDECWRMGLKVLPPDINSGLYQFHVNDDGEIVYGIGAIKGVGEGPIEAIIEARNQDGYFRELFDLCARTDTKKLNRRVLEKLIMSGAFDRLGPHRAALMSALPEALKAADQHAKAEAIGQADMFGVLAEEPEHIEKSYADVTPWPEQVQLDGERETLGLYLTGHPINQYLKEIERYVGGMRLKDMHPTDRGKMTMAVGLVVAARVMVTKRGNRIGICTLDDRSGRLEVMLFTDALDKFQHLLEKDRILIVSGQVSFDDFSGGLKMTARDVMDIDEAREKYARGLAISLTDRQIDDQLLNRLRQSLEPHRSGTIPVHLYYQREDARAKLRFGAAWRVSPSDRLLNELRSLIGSEQVELEFD; translated from the coding sequence ATGGCCGAACCTCGTTTTATTCATTTACGCGTGCACAGCGACTACTCCATGGTAGATGGATTAGCTAAAACCGGTCCGTTGGTGAAAAAAGCTGCCTCTATGGGCATGCCCGCGATCGGGATTACCGATTACCTTAACCTGTGCGGCCTGGTGAAATTCTACGGTGGCGCGCACGCGCAGGGCGTGAAACCGATTATTGGCGCAGATTTCAAAGTCAGTTCTGAGGCGATGGGCGACGAGCTGGCGCAGCTCACGGTGCTCGCTGCGAATAACACGGGTTACCAGAATCTGACGCTGCTGATTTCCAAAGCGTACCAGCGTGGCTATGGCGCGGCCGGGCCGATCATCGATCGTGACTGGCTGATTGAGCTGAAAGAGGGGCTAATCCTGCTTTCAGGCGGCAGACGCGGCGACGTCGGCCAGATGCTGCTGCGCGGCAACCATGCGCAGGTAGGGGAGTGCCTGGCCTTCTATCAGGAGCATTTCCCGGAGAGCTACTATCTGGAATTGATCCGTACCGGGCGTCCGGATGAAGAGACCTGGGTGCATGCTGCGGTGGATCTGGCCATTGCTCACGGTATTCCCGTGGTGGCCACCAATGAGGTCTGTTTCCTGGAAGAGGGGGATTACGACGCGCACGAAATTCGCGTGGCGATCCACGACGGCTTTACGCTGGACGATCCTAAACGGCCGAAAAACTACAGTCCTCAGCAATATCTGCGTACTGAAGAGGAGATGTGCGAGCTCTTCTCAGACATCCCTGAAGCGCTGCAAAACAGCGTAGAGATTGCTAAGCGTTGTAACGTGACCATCCGCCTGGGTGAATACTTCCTGCCGCAGTTCCCTACGGGGGATATGAGCACGGAAGATTTCCTGGTTATGAAGTCGCGTGAAGGCCTGGAAGAGCGTCTTGAGTTCCTGTTCCCGGATGAAACCGTTCGCGCGGAAAAACGGCCGGAATATGATGAGCGCCTTGAGCTTGAGCTTAACGTTATCAACCAGATGGGCTTCCCCGGCTACTTCCTGATCGTGATGGAGTTTATCCAGTGGTCCAAGGATAACGACGTGCCGGTAGGGCCGGGCCGTGGTTCTGGTGCCGGGTCGCTGGTGGCCTACGCGCTGAAAATCACCGACCTCGATCCGCTGGAGTTTGACCTGCTGTTTGAACGTTTCCTGAACCCGGAACGCGTCTCGATGCCCGACTTCGACGTCGACTTCTGCATGGAGAAGCGCGATCTGGTGATTGAGCACGTTGCGGAGATGTACGGACGTAAAGCGGTATCGCAGATCATTACTTTCGGTACCATGGCGGCTAAAGCGGTTATCCGTGACGTTGGCCGCGTGCTGGGTCACCCCTATGGCTTTGTCGATCGCATCTCCAAGCTGATCCCGCCGGATCCGGGGATGACGCTGGAAAAAGCGTTCGCGGCCGAGCCTCAGCTGCCGGAAATTTACGAAGCTGATGAAGAAGTTAAAGCGCTGATTGATATGGCGCGTAAGCTGGAAGGGGTTACGCGTAACGCCGGTAAGCACGCCGGAGGGGTGGTTATTGCCCCCACGCAAATTACCGATTTCGCGCCGCTCTATTGTGATGAAAACGGTAATCATCCGGTTACCCAGTTTGACAAGAATGATGTGGAATATGCCGGGCTGGTGAAGTTTGACTTCCTGGGCTTGCGTACGCTGACCATCATCGACTGGGCGCTGGAGATGATTAACGCCCGGCGTAAGAAGCAGGGCGAGCCGCCGATCGATATCGCGGCCATTCCGCTTGAAGATAAAAAAAGTTTCGATATGCTGCAGCGCTCGGAAACCACAGCGGTATTCCAGCTTGAATCGCGCGGCATGAAAGATCTGATTAAGCGTCTTAAGCCCGACTGCTTTGAGGATATGATCGCCCTGGTGGCGCTGTTCCGTCCCGGCCCGCTGCAGTCCGGCATGGTAGATAACTTTATCGACCGTAAGCATGGCCGTGAGGCGATCTCCTATCCCGATATTCAGTGGCAGCATGAGTCGCTGAAGCCGGTGCTGGAGCCGACGTATGGCATCATCCTCTATCAGGAACAGGTCATGCAGATTGCTCAGGTGCTGGCAGGATACAGCCTGGGCGGCGCAGATATGCTCCGTCGCGCCATGGGTAAAAAGAACCCGGTGGAGATGGCCAAGCAGCGCGGGGGCTTTGAAGATGGTGCCAAATCTCGCGGAATAGATGGCGAACTGGCGATTAAAATCTTCGATCTGGTAGAAAAGTTTGCCGGTTACGGTTTTAACAAATCCCACTCTGCCGCCTATGCGCTGGTTTCCTACCAGACGCTGTGGCTGAAGGCCCACTATCCTGCCGAGTTTATGGCGGCGGTAATGACCGCCGATATGGATAACACCGAGAAGGTGGTGGGGCTGGTAGATGAGTGCTGGCGCATGGGGCTGAAAGTGCTGCCGCCGGATATCAACTCCGGCCTGTATCAGTTTCACGTTAATGACGACGGTGAAATCGTGTACGGTATCGGGGCGATTAAAGGCGTGGGTGAAGGGCCGATTGAAGCCATTATCGAAGCCCGTAATCAGGATGGCTATTTCCGCGAGCTGTTCGATCTCTGCGCACGCACTGATACCAAAAAGCTTAACCGCCGCGTGTTAGAGAAACTGATCATGTCTGGCGCGTTTGACCGCCTGGGGCCGCATCGCGCCGCGCTGATGAGCGCGCTGCCAGAAGCGCTCAAGGCTGCGGATCAGCATGCCAAAGCAGAGGCGATTGGCCAGGCAGATATGTTTGGCGTACTGGCGGAAGAGCCGGAACACATTGAAAAGTCGTATGCCGACGTCACGCCGTGGCCTGAACAGGTTCAGCTTGATGGCGAGAGAGAAACATTAGGGCTTTACTTAACCGGGCACCCGATCAATCAGTATCTGAAAGAGATCGAGCGCTACGTGGGTGGAATGCGCCTGAAAGACATGCACCCAACCGACCGTGGCAAAATGACCATGGCTGTCGGTTTGGTGGTGGCGGCCCGCGTGATGGTAACAAAACGCGGTAACCGGATTGGCATCTGTACGCTGGACGACCGCTCTGGTCGGCTTGAAGTGATGTTATTTACAGATGCGTTAGACAAGTTCCAGCATCTGCTGGAAAAAGACCGTATCCTGATCGTCAGCGGACAGGTCAGCTTCGATGACTTCAGCGGGGGGCTCAAAATGACCGCCCGCGATGTGATGGACATTGATGAAGCCCGTGAAAAATATGCACGCGGGCTTGCTATCTCGCTGACGGACAGGCAAATTGATGACCAGCTTTTGAACCGTCTCCGTCAATCCCTGGAACCCCATCGTTCTGGGACCATTCCGGTACATCTCTACTATCAGAGAGAGGATGCGCGGGCGAAGCTGCGCTTTGGCGCAGCGTGGCGCGTGTCGCCCAGCGATCGTTTATTAAATGAATTGCGGTCGCTGATAGGGTCGGAGCAGGTGGAACTGGAGTTTGACTAA